A window of Vigna unguiculata cultivar IT97K-499-35 chromosome 4, ASM411807v1, whole genome shotgun sequence contains these coding sequences:
- the LOC114180706 gene encoding uncharacterized protein LOC114180706 yields the protein MANNTDGPENPDGPYDQDGPDDQDGHDNPDMPDNMDGPNDPNGPENSDGPDEPDGPYDPDEPNDLNGPNDPNRPNDPDRPNDSNGPDESPHGPGSNPVSWAKLTPLS from the exons ATGGCAAACAACACGGATGGGCCCGAAAACCCAGACGGGCCATACGACcaagatgggcccgacgaccaggaCGGGCATGACAACCCGGACATGCCAGACAACATggacgggcccaatgacccaaaCGGTCCTGAAAACTCGGATGGGCCAGACGAGCCAGATGGGCCCTacgacccagacgagcccaACGATCTAAACGGGCCCAACGATCCAAATAGGCCCaatgatccagacaggcccaacgactcgaacgggcccgacgaatC CCCACATGGGCCAGGGTCAAACCCTGTGagctgggccaaattgacacctctaagCTGA